One genomic segment of uncultured Desulfobacter sp. includes these proteins:
- a CDS encoding long-chain fatty acid--CoA ligase, which produces MADQTNQANTATGPWNTPLWPEGVAHNVTDYHYPVFKLLDDSAACYPNQTFTIFNGAKKTFSQVKDTADRIAYFLAKKGIKKGDKVAIVLPNLPHFPEIFFGIMKAGAVAVTCNPIYTPAELRQQLDNATAKMVFCMDHPTFYPNVVKAIKGTGVETVVVCNIKSYLPKLQGFLGSLLGKIPKADHHEPGHIMFDDMVAQSKPEPPDITIDPINDTAVMLYTGGTTGIPKGAELVHINFTYQVTAIMEYLRLSHGEDKPLEKAYYGGYHRFLGILPWYHSFGISVAMLSAAGSGSSLICIPDPRTGKPPFTDVLKTVQKYRPTLMPAVPTIFVAFTNHSKLDQYNLSSLMGCFSGGAPMPPDVCRQFEEKTGAVIFEGYGLTETAPVLSANPTNQATRKIGSIGFPLPGTDIKILDLDDPTKELPRGEDGEVAACGPQVMKGYWNKPDANAEVFVTIKGKRYFLTGDIGHIDEDEYIMITDRKKDMIIVGGFNVYPREVEDIIYTHPKVELCAVIGVAKKYGEETVKAVIKLKQGQTATQEEFIAFCKANMAGYKRPRIIEFKDDLPISNIGKVLRRELRDTHSD; this is translated from the coding sequence ATGGCAGATCAGACAAACCAGGCAAACACCGCAACCGGCCCCTGGAACACCCCGCTTTGGCCCGAGGGTGTTGCACATAACGTTACCGACTACCACTATCCCGTTTTCAAACTGCTGGACGACTCGGCAGCCTGTTATCCTAATCAGACTTTTACCATATTCAACGGGGCAAAAAAGACCTTTTCCCAGGTCAAGGACACAGCAGACCGGATCGCCTATTTTCTGGCAAAAAAAGGCATCAAAAAAGGGGACAAGGTGGCGATTGTATTACCCAATCTGCCCCATTTTCCTGAAATTTTTTTCGGTATCATGAAGGCCGGGGCCGTAGCAGTGACCTGCAACCCCATTTATACCCCCGCGGAATTGAGACAGCAGCTTGACAACGCCACTGCAAAAATGGTGTTCTGCATGGATCACCCCACCTTTTACCCCAACGTGGTCAAGGCCATTAAAGGCACAGGTGTTGAAACCGTGGTGGTCTGTAACATCAAAAGCTATCTGCCGAAATTGCAGGGATTTTTAGGCAGCTTGTTAGGCAAAATCCCCAAAGCCGACCATCATGAACCCGGACACATCATGTTTGACGACATGGTGGCCCAGTCTAAACCCGAGCCGCCTGATATCACCATTGACCCGATCAACGATACGGCTGTGATGCTCTACACCGGCGGCACCACGGGTATTCCCAAGGGTGCGGAACTTGTGCATATCAACTTCACCTACCAAGTGACTGCAATTATGGAATATCTAAGGCTTTCCCACGGTGAAGACAAACCTTTGGAAAAGGCATACTACGGGGGATACCATCGTTTTTTAGGTATTTTGCCCTGGTATCACAGTTTCGGCATCTCCGTGGCCATGCTCAGCGCCGCAGGTTCCGGCAGCAGCCTGATATGCATCCCGGACCCCAGAACCGGCAAGCCCCCATTCACTGATGTCCTCAAGACAGTCCAAAAATACCGGCCGACGCTCATGCCGGCCGTACCCACAATTTTTGTGGCCTTTACAAACCATTCCAAGCTTGATCAGTATAACCTGTCTTCCCTGATGGGCTGTTTTTCTGGGGGAGCACCCATGCCGCCGGATGTCTGCCGTCAGTTTGAGGAAAAAACCGGGGCTGTTATCTTTGAAGGATACGGGTTGACGGAAACCGCCCCTGTACTGTCGGCCAATCCCACCAATCAGGCAACCAGAAAAATAGGTTCCATTGGATTTCCATTACCCGGCACAGACATAAAAATTCTGGATCTTGATGATCCCACAAAGGAACTTCCCAGGGGTGAAGATGGCGAAGTGGCTGCCTGCGGTCCCCAGGTCATGAAGGGGTACTGGAACAAGCCCGATGCCAATGCTGAAGTTTTTGTCACCATTAAAGGCAAACGCTATTTTCTCACCGGAGACATCGGTCACATTGACGAGGATGAGTATATCATGATCACGGACAGAAAAAAGGATATGATCATCGTGGGTGGTTTCAATGTATACCCCAGAGAGGTAGAGGATATTATATACACCCATCCCAAAGTTGAATTATGCGCAGTGATCGGGGTAGCAAAGAAATACGGTGAGGAAACCGTAAAAGCGGTTATCAAACTCAAGCAAGGTCAGACTGCCACCCAGGAAGAATTCATAGCATTCTGCAAAGCAAACATGGCAGGATACAAACGTCCCAGGATTATTGAATTTAAAGATGATCTTCCAATCTCCAACATCGGCAAAGTGCTGCGCAGGGAACTGCGGGACACCCATTCCGATTAG
- the serC gene encoding 3-phosphoserine/phosphohydroxythreonine transaminase — protein sequence MTDQRIFNFNAGPAALPLPVLEEIQASFLNFGNSGMSITEISHRSSYFDDVINDAVERAKRLLGLDDQYHVLFLQGGASLQFAMIPMNFLSGDQSADYVNTGTWSTKAIKEAQIQNKKHVVVASSEDKDFSYIPEDIPFSKDAKYVHITSNNTIKGTQFANFPDTGGIPLIADMSSDIFSRPLPMEKFSMIYAGAQKNLGPSGTCIVILRKDLLETANPDLPSMLKYSTYAEKNSMYNTPPCFGIYTIDLVLKWIEEEMGGLEKMEAYNKEKAGLLYDFMEASNFYRATARQDSRSLMNVTFRLPSEELEQKFIKEATAKGLGGLKGHRSVGGCRASIYNAATMEGVKALVEFMEAFQKEAK from the coding sequence ATGACAGACCAAAGAATTTTTAATTTCAATGCTGGACCTGCGGCTCTGCCTTTGCCGGTCCTTGAAGAAATTCAAGCCTCTTTCCTGAATTTCGGCAATTCAGGCATGTCCATTACAGAAATCAGCCACAGATCTTCTTATTTTGACGATGTTATCAATGATGCCGTGGAACGGGCCAAACGTCTCTTAGGTCTGGATGACCAATACCATGTTCTTTTTCTCCAGGGCGGGGCATCTTTACAGTTTGCCATGATTCCCATGAATTTTCTGTCCGGGGATCAAAGTGCCGACTATGTCAATACCGGGACCTGGTCCACCAAAGCTATCAAAGAGGCACAAATCCAGAATAAAAAACATGTGGTCGTGGCCTCTTCCGAGGACAAGGACTTTTCATATATCCCTGAAGATATTCCGTTCAGCAAAGATGCAAAATATGTCCACATTACCTCCAACAACACCATCAAGGGAACCCAGTTCGCCAATTTTCCCGACACCGGCGGAATTCCTCTTATTGCCGATATGTCATCCGATATTTTTTCACGCCCGCTTCCCATGGAAAAATTCAGCATGATCTATGCCGGAGCCCAGAAAAATTTAGGACCGTCCGGCACCTGCATTGTGATTTTGCGCAAGGATCTTCTGGAAACAGCCAATCCGGACCTGCCTTCCATGCTCAAATATTCCACCTATGCAGAGAAAAACTCCATGTATAATACCCCGCCCTGTTTCGGTATATATACCATTGATCTGGTACTCAAATGGATCGAAGAGGAGATGGGCGGCCTTGAAAAGATGGAAGCCTATAATAAGGAAAAAGCAGGCCTTTTGTACGATTTTATGGAAGCAAGCAATTTTTACCGGGCCACAGCCAGACAGGATTCCAGATCCCTGATGAACGTGACCTTCCGTTTGCCCAGTGAGGAACTTGAACAAAAATTTATAAAAGAGGCAACAGCCAAAGGACTTGGCGGTCTTAAAGGCCATAGATCCGTGGGTGGATGCAGGGCATCCATTTATAACGCTGCGACCATGGAGGGTGTCAAAGCCCTGGTGGAATTCATGGAAGCGTTTCAAAAGGAGGCCAAATAA
- the serA gene encoding phosphoglycerate dehydrogenase, with product MKVLISDKMDEAGIDIFRNQEGIEVDVNTGLSPEELKEIIGQYDGLAIRSSTKVTADLLEAADNLKVVARAGIGLDNVDIDAATKKGVAVMNTPGGNTVTTAEHAIAMMMALTRNIPRGTASLKAGRWDKKLLQGRELFNKTLGVVGFGNIGSIAAGLAKGLRMNVIVFDPNISSEHIEKAGFEYVTLDELYARSDYITIHVPKLDATIDLLDAQAFEKMKTGVMVVNCARGGIVNEAALHDAIQSGKVAGAALDVFAIEPPSADHPLLLLDQVIATPHLGASTKEAQTNVSVAAANQIIAYLLNDTVINAVNVPSVTGDVLKQLKPFLYLVEKMGKMQAQITKGGVREVNIEYIGKFPDLDLKPLTISGIKGLLNEYVGDEVNSVNAISLANEMGIKISESTSKEAGNFLNLIRVTVITDTQTNVLEGTIFGKDDARIVRINKFRLEVIPEGHLAIIHNVDKPGSIGSIGLKLGEHTINISRMMVGREDDGDRNIIFLRTETPVPADVVKEIEDLELVVSMTTFEL from the coding sequence ATGAAGGTACTGATCAGTGATAAAATGGATGAAGCCGGCATTGATATTTTCAGGAACCAGGAAGGTATAGAGGTTGATGTAAATACCGGGCTTTCACCCGAAGAACTCAAAGAAATTATCGGACAATACGATGGCCTGGCCATCCGGAGTTCCACTAAGGTGACCGCGGATCTGCTCGAAGCGGCAGATAACCTCAAGGTTGTTGCCCGGGCTGGCATTGGCCTGGATAATGTGGACATTGATGCAGCCACCAAAAAAGGGGTTGCCGTCATGAACACCCCCGGCGGCAACACTGTAACCACAGCCGAGCATGCCATTGCCATGATGATGGCCTTAACCCGGAATATCCCCAGGGGCACCGCATCCCTGAAAGCCGGGCGCTGGGATAAAAAATTGCTCCAAGGCCGGGAACTTTTTAATAAGACCTTGGGCGTTGTGGGTTTTGGAAATATCGGCTCCATTGCTGCAGGACTTGCCAAAGGGTTGCGCATGAACGTCATTGTGTTCGATCCCAATATTTCTTCGGAACATATTGAAAAAGCCGGGTTTGAATATGTGACCTTGGATGAGCTTTATGCCCGGTCGGATTATATCACCATCCATGTGCCTAAATTGGATGCCACCATTGATTTATTGGACGCCCAGGCCTTTGAAAAAATGAAGACGGGCGTCATGGTCGTCAACTGTGCCAGGGGCGGCATTGTCAATGAAGCGGCCCTGCATGATGCCATCCAGTCAGGAAAGGTGGCCGGCGCAGCCCTGGATGTATTCGCAATTGAACCCCCGAGCGCAGATCATCCGCTGCTCCTGCTGGACCAGGTGATTGCCACCCCCCATTTAGGCGCATCCACCAAGGAGGCCCAGACCAATGTTTCCGTAGCGGCTGCCAACCAGATTATTGCCTATCTGTTAAACGACACCGTGATCAATGCCGTGAATGTACCGTCTGTGACCGGAGATGTTTTAAAGCAGCTTAAACCTTTTCTTTACCTGGTGGAGAAAATGGGGAAAATGCAGGCTCAGATTACTAAAGGCGGTGTGCGTGAGGTCAACATCGAATACATCGGAAAATTTCCGGATCTTGACCTCAAACCCCTGACTATCAGCGGAATTAAGGGCCTTCTCAATGAATATGTCGGGGACGAAGTCAATTCGGTGAATGCCATTTCCCTGGCCAATGAGATGGGGATAAAAATCAGCGAATCCACCTCCAAGGAGGCAGGCAACTTCCTGAATTTGATCCGGGTGACCGTAATCACGGATACCCAGACCAATGTCCTGGAGGGCACCATTTTTGGAAAGGATGATGCCCGGATTGTAAGGATAAATAAATTCCGCTTAGAGGTTATTCCCGAGGGCCACCTGGCTATAATCCACAATGTGGACAAACCCGGCTCCATCGGTTCCATCGGACTGAAATTAGGCGAGCACACCATCAATATTTCCAGAATGATGGTGGGCCGTGAGGATGACGGGGATAGAAATATTATATTCTTAAGAACCGAGACCCCGGTACCGGCTGATGTGGTTAAGGAGATTGAAGACCTTGAGCTTGTGGTTAGTATGACCACGTTTGAGCTCTAA
- the ftsH gene encoding ATP-dependent zinc metalloprotease FtsH: protein MEKKQKVSIWYVILGIWMVLLLQQYIASMFVVEVIPYSRFLELIHENKVAEVAVSVNQIQGKLKKDADGKEKQFRTIRVDPGMSDLLKSSDAVFKGEIESNFMASLMSWIVPTALFFGIWFYIMRYMGKQQTGFMRLGRNKAKIYVQNELNISFNDVAGVDEARQELVEVVDFLKSPGKFSELGGKLPKGVMLVGPPGTGKTLLAKAVAGESGVPFFSISGAEFVEMFVGLGAARVRELFEQAKLKAPCIIFIDELDALGKARGAGFAGGNDEREQTLNQLLVEMDGFDSTLGVILLAATNRPEILDPALLRPGRFDRQILVDRPDKKGREDILNVHLKNIKVEVPLDVSAIAAMTPGMVGADLANLVNEATLLAVRKNKNSVGMPEFQDAVERIIAGLEKKNRLINPKERRIVAFHELGHALVAMTVPGADPVQKISIIPRGIGALGYTLQVPTEDRFLMSRSELLAKIVTLLGGRAAEQIIFKEVSTGAMNDLARATDIAQSMVKEYGMGESLGNVYYARKRKAQFLDIMPDGAAEYSEQTAQKIDEEVKLIIAQQYERALEILSKQQKILEQAAGILLKNEKMDAAQIEDLMKTDS from the coding sequence ATGGAAAAAAAGCAAAAGGTCTCAATCTGGTACGTTATTCTCGGGATATGGATGGTCCTGCTTCTCCAGCAGTATATTGCGTCCATGTTTGTCGTTGAAGTCATTCCCTACAGCCGCTTTCTGGAACTGATCCATGAAAACAAGGTGGCTGAGGTGGCCGTATCGGTCAATCAGATCCAGGGAAAGCTTAAAAAAGATGCCGACGGCAAAGAAAAACAGTTCCGCACCATCCGGGTGGATCCGGGCATGTCTGATCTGCTTAAATCCAGCGATGCAGTCTTCAAAGGAGAGATTGAATCCAATTTCATGGCATCCTTGATGTCCTGGATCGTGCCCACAGCCCTTTTTTTCGGGATCTGGTTTTACATTATGCGTTATATGGGAAAACAGCAGACTGGATTCATGCGTCTTGGAAGAAACAAGGCAAAAATTTATGTCCAGAACGAACTCAACATCAGTTTTAATGATGTGGCCGGTGTGGATGAAGCACGCCAGGAACTGGTGGAGGTGGTGGATTTTCTGAAGAGTCCGGGTAAATTCAGTGAGCTTGGCGGCAAACTGCCCAAGGGCGTGATGCTGGTTGGACCTCCGGGAACCGGGAAAACACTTCTGGCCAAAGCCGTAGCCGGAGAAAGCGGCGTTCCCTTTTTTTCCATCAGCGGGGCGGAATTTGTCGAAATGTTTGTGGGCCTGGGGGCGGCAAGGGTTCGGGAACTGTTTGAACAGGCTAAACTCAAGGCACCTTGCATCATATTCATTGATGAACTTGATGCCCTGGGAAAAGCCAGGGGTGCAGGGTTTGCCGGTGGAAACGACGAGCGTGAGCAGACCTTGAATCAGCTTTTAGTTGAGATGGACGGATTTGACTCCACCCTGGGAGTGATTTTGCTGGCCGCCACCAACCGGCCTGAAATTCTTGATCCCGCACTTCTGCGACCCGGTCGGTTTGACCGGCAGATCCTTGTGGACCGGCCGGATAAAAAAGGCAGAGAGGATATCCTCAATGTCCACTTGAAAAATATCAAGGTTGAGGTACCCCTTGACGTTTCGGCCATTGCGGCCATGACCCCGGGCATGGTGGGTGCGGACCTGGCCAATCTGGTCAATGAGGCGACCTTGCTGGCAGTCCGTAAAAATAAGAATTCGGTTGGGATGCCCGAATTTCAGGATGCTGTCGAGCGTATAATTGCAGGGCTTGAAAAGAAAAACCGCCTGATCAACCCCAAGGAACGCCGGATCGTGGCATTCCATGAACTGGGGCATGCCCTGGTGGCCATGACTGTGCCCGGTGCGGACCCGGTTCAAAAGATTTCCATCATACCCAGGGGGATAGGTGCCCTGGGCTATACCCTCCAGGTCCCCACCGAGGATCGTTTCCTGATGAGCCGCAGCGAACTTCTGGCCAAAATAGTCACGCTTTTAGGCGGACGGGCCGCAGAACAGATTATCTTCAAGGAAGTTTCCACAGGGGCCATGAACGACCTGGCCAGGGCCACGGATATTGCCCAGAGCATGGTCAAGGAGTACGGGATGGGTGAATCACTGGGAAATGTTTACTATGCCCGTAAGAGAAAGGCCCAGTTCCTTGACATCATGCCGGACGGGGCTGCCGAATACAGTGAACAGACTGCCCAAAAGATTGATGAAGAGGTTAAGCTGATCATTGCACAGCAGTATGAGCGGGCACTGGAAATTCTTTCAAAACAGCAGAAAATTTTGGAACAGGCCGCCGGAATTCTTCTCAAAAACGAAAAGATGGATGCAGCCCAGATCGAGGATCTGATGAAAACAGATTCCTGA
- the ppk2 gene encoding polyphosphate kinase 2, translating into MDKRTKKSIKQGVLDWLDEELQDNFDEDYELELSGSELSIELKKIYREQHPPTLEGSKYFESLLRLQAELIKMMNWVEHTGEKIAVIFEGRDSAGKGGVIKRITQRLNPRICRVVALNKPTNKEKSQWYFQRYVPHLPSAGEIVLFDRSWYNRSGVERVMGFASPEQVEQFLKDVPEFERMLVRSGIRLIKYWFSITDEEQHLRFLMRIHDPLKQWKLSDMDIQSRIRWEDYTKAKEETFARTNIPQAPWYIVEGNDKKRARLNCIHHLLDQIPYEEVPYEALTLPDRKHNPDYERAVLPPELYVPKRY; encoded by the coding sequence ATGGATAAGCGAACAAAAAAAAGTATCAAGCAAGGTGTCCTCGACTGGCTTGATGAGGAACTTCAGGACAACTTTGATGAAGATTATGAACTTGAACTCTCTGGATCGGAACTTTCAATTGAATTAAAAAAGATCTACAGGGAACAACATCCTCCAACCCTTGAGGGAAGCAAATATTTCGAGTCCCTGTTAAGGCTCCAGGCAGAACTGATCAAGATGATGAACTGGGTCGAACACACTGGTGAAAAAATTGCCGTTATTTTCGAAGGACGCGATTCAGCCGGAAAGGGAGGCGTGATCAAACGTATCACCCAGCGGCTGAATCCCAGAATTTGCAGGGTCGTCGCGCTGAACAAACCAACAAACAAAGAGAAATCACAATGGTACTTTCAAAGGTATGTCCCGCATCTGCCTTCCGCCGGAGAAATCGTACTGTTTGACAGATCCTGGTATAACCGGTCTGGCGTGGAGCGGGTCATGGGATTTGCGAGCCCGGAACAGGTTGAACAATTTCTCAAGGATGTGCCTGAATTTGAACGAATGCTGGTTCGCTCCGGTATCCGCCTGATCAAATACTGGTTTTCCATCACAGACGAAGAACAACACTTACGCTTTCTCATGCGTATTCATGATCCTCTTAAACAGTGGAAATTAAGCGACATGGATATACAGTCTCGAATCCGCTGGGAGGATTACACCAAAGCCAAGGAAGAGACCTTCGCCCGTACCAATATACCGCAGGCTCCCTGGTATATCGTCGAAGGCAATGATAAAAAACGGGCCCGCCTCAATTGCATTCATCACCTTCTGGATCAGATTCCCTATGAGGAAGTCCCCTATGAAGCCCTCACCCTGCCGGATCGAAAACATAATCCTGACTATGAGCGCGCTGTGCTTCCACCTGAGCTGTATGTACCCAAACGATATTAA
- a CDS encoding sigma-54 dependent transcriptional regulator, translating to MKDILILTHSEDEWLLISNALSHVGNIRRAPDINTALTLHTQSPFDLILADIELLAPHPGMPAFNSVNPFVKFIVLCTRSNTLQAIEAVKSGAVGYLQSPVRERDIQLLLPALNRSLYRDFELDYLRGQFWKTEWQDTIRSKNEGMKKIFKNIRSVAPTIATVLLLGETGTGKSTLARLIHWHSRRSEKPFISINCGAIPDTLIESELFGHEKGSFTGAIRKKPGRFEMAETGTIFLDEIGTISLAAQVKLLQVLQDGTFSRVGGDAIFKADVRTIAATNSDLEEAVGKGLFRKDLFYRLNVFPIEIPPLKERTEDLECLVDQFLKKLNVKYGKNIQTVLPSVLKGFSNYDWPGNIRELENILERAYILETSTVLTPDNLPIETQAAIARDIPTPDTGKTLAQARRYAVNACEVSYLTRLLAQTNGRISETALQAGITTRQLNRLLTRHGLDKKQFKSSKST from the coding sequence ATGAAAGACATACTGATTTTAACCCATTCCGAAGATGAATGGCTCCTAATTTCAAACGCCCTGTCCCATGTCGGCAACATTCGCCGGGCTCCCGATATCAATACCGCGCTGACACTTCATACCCAGTCTCCATTTGATTTGATTCTGGCCGACATCGAACTGCTGGCACCCCATCCCGGCATGCCAGCCTTTAATTCCGTCAATCCGTTTGTTAAGTTTATTGTGCTGTGCACACGATCCAATACACTTCAAGCGATTGAAGCCGTGAAGAGCGGTGCTGTGGGATACCTGCAGTCTCCGGTCAGGGAACGGGATATCCAGCTGCTGCTCCCGGCCTTAAACCGTTCCCTCTACAGGGATTTTGAACTGGATTACCTGCGGGGCCAATTTTGGAAAACCGAATGGCAGGATACTATACGGTCTAAAAATGAAGGCATGAAAAAAATTTTCAAAAATATCCGGTCCGTTGCCCCCACCATTGCCACCGTCCTGCTGCTGGGGGAAACAGGTACGGGGAAAAGCACCCTGGCCCGACTGATCCACTGGCACAGCCGGCGTTCCGAAAAGCCTTTTATCTCTATCAACTGCGGTGCCATCCCTGACACCCTCATTGAAAGCGAGCTGTTCGGACACGAAAAAGGTTCCTTTACCGGAGCTATCCGCAAAAAACCCGGTCGGTTTGAAATGGCGGAAACCGGCACAATTTTCCTGGATGAGATCGGCACCATATCCCTTGCCGCCCAGGTTAAGTTGCTTCAGGTGCTTCAAGACGGCACCTTCAGCAGAGTCGGCGGCGATGCCATTTTCAAGGCCGATGTACGGACCATTGCAGCCACCAATTCAGACCTGGAAGAGGCTGTTGGCAAAGGCTTATTCCGAAAAGACCTGTTTTACCGTCTCAACGTGTTTCCCATTGAAATCCCGCCTCTCAAGGAACGCACGGAAGATTTAGAATGTCTGGTGGATCAATTTTTGAAAAAATTAAACGTCAAGTACGGAAAAAATATTCAAACGGTTCTTCCGTCAGTTCTGAAAGGATTCAGTAACTATGACTGGCCCGGCAATATCCGGGAGCTTGAGAACATCCTTGAACGTGCCTATATTCTCGAAACGTCCACTGTGCTGACACCCGATAATTTACCCATCGAAACCCAGGCGGCCATTGCCCGGGATATACCCACGCCCGACACCGGCAAGACCCTGGCCCAGGCGCGCCGGTATGCCGTTAATGCCTGTGAAGTTTCCTACCTGACCAGGCTGCTTGCGCAAACAAACGGCCGAATAAGTGAAACAGCACTGCAGGCCGGCATTACGACCCGGCAGCTTAATCGCCTTTTGACCCGGCACGGACTGGATAAAAAACAATTCAAATCCTCAAAATCCACCTGA
- a CDS encoding P-loop NTPase, producing the protein MKTVNKNEFVHQIYLVSSGKGGQGKSTIAVNIAAALLLRGNRVGILDADIYGPAIPRLLGAHIPILPPDKKTPLPMQNFGIQILSLESLVSDRPGVLMREKANPGTMERLMRQIEWNNLDFLIVDLPSGARDIQDMIVKTLTPDGAVIVTTPHQACREDVRQHVCMLQQQGVPIIGLVENMVSWCCEKCGHVESFYTGSTDRWCQIETIAVLPMERSIWKSSQKGVPLVFDPVDTDLGQTFDRIATRLEYKHIETGC; encoded by the coding sequence ATGAAAACTGTAAATAAAAATGAATTTGTGCATCAAATTTACCTGGTGAGCAGCGGCAAAGGAGGACAGGGAAAGTCCACCATAGCCGTGAATATAGCCGCTGCACTTTTGTTGAGAGGCAATCGGGTAGGTATCCTTGACGCCGATATTTACGGACCGGCCATACCTCGGCTTCTGGGCGCACACATCCCGATTTTGCCGCCTGATAAAAAAACACCTTTACCAATGCAGAACTTTGGGATTCAGATCCTTTCCCTTGAAAGCCTTGTATCCGACAGGCCGGGCGTTTTAATGAGAGAAAAAGCGAACCCCGGAACCATGGAGCGATTGATGCGTCAAATAGAGTGGAATAATCTGGACTTTCTCATTGTGGATCTGCCGTCAGGTGCGAGGGATATTCAAGATATGATTGTTAAAACGTTAACCCCGGACGGTGCCGTCATTGTCACAACTCCCCATCAGGCTTGTCGGGAGGATGTCCGGCAGCACGTATGCATGCTTCAACAACAGGGCGTCCCCATCATCGGCCTGGTAGAAAATATGGTTTCATGGTGCTGTGAAAAATGCGGACATGTCGAGTCCTTTTATACCGGCTCAACAGACAGATGGTGTCAAATTGAAACCATTGCAGTTCTTCCCATGGAGCGCAGCATATGGAAAAGCTCACAAAAGGGAGTTCCACTAGTTTTTGACCCAGTCGACACAGATCTGGGGCAAACCTTTGACCGTATCGCAACCCGCCTTGAATACAAACACATAGAGACAGGCTGCTGA
- a CDS encoding Hsp20/alpha crystallin family protein — MKPAKWNPYREIDEMFSKYLTNFNRPSLGNQELVASGDWAPRVDIAETDLDFTIKVEAPEIKREDIKITIDNGVLNIRGERKRKEEDKGVKYHRIERHYGSFLRSFSLPDNVTEEKIEAGFKDGLLTIRLPKTEKSKPKQIEVAVK; from the coding sequence ATGAAACCCGCAAAGTGGAATCCTTACCGGGAAATCGATGAGATGTTTTCTAAATATTTGACAAATTTCAACCGGCCGTCATTGGGTAATCAGGAACTGGTGGCTTCAGGAGACTGGGCTCCTCGGGTGGACATTGCCGAGACGGATTTGGATTTCACCATCAAGGTGGAAGCACCGGAAATCAAACGGGAAGATATAAAAATTACCATTGATAATGGTGTTCTCAATATCCGGGGAGAACGCAAACGCAAGGAAGAGGATAAAGGTGTAAAGTACCACAGGATCGAGCGTCATTACGGCAGCTTTTTGCGCAGTTTCTCTCTGCCGGATAATGTGACGGAAGAAAAGATTGAAGCCGGGTTCAAGGACGGGCTGTTGACGATTCGCCTTCCTAAAACGGAAAAATCAAAACCAAAACAGATTGAAGTTGCCGTTAAATAG
- a CDS encoding TraR/DksA C4-type zinc finger protein, with protein MNIEIKDHYHETPLMTPRDLACFEKLLNDALNDLQHQAGYAMSELTQEQSRETELIDSAMVHINQSLNFRLHTRKSHLIKKIKDALKRIEDGSYGYCEICGEPISLKRLSARLVTSKCLACKEAEERLEALVS; from the coding sequence ATGAACATAGAAATTAAAGACCATTACCATGAGACGCCACTGATGACACCCCGAGACCTGGCCTGTTTTGAAAAATTGTTGAATGATGCACTCAATGACCTGCAGCACCAGGCCGGCTATGCCATGTCGGAATTAACCCAGGAACAGTCCAGAGAAACAGAACTCATTGATTCGGCTATGGTTCACATTAACCAAAGCCTGAATTTCAGGCTCCATACCCGTAAAAGTCACTTGATTAAAAAAATTAAGGATGCCCTCAAGCGGATTGAGGACGGAAGCTATGGATATTGTGAGATCTGCGGGGAACCAATCTCACTCAAGCGACTTTCCGCAAGGCTTGTAACATCCAAGTGCCTTGCATGCAAAGAAGCAGAAGAACGGTTGGAAGCCCTGGTGTCTTGA